Genomic window (Deltaproteobacteria bacterium):
CGTAGCTCTCGCCTATGAGGGGGGCGAGCATTCCGGTAAGGGCCGTTATGACCTTGTTCAGGCAAAGCGGGACGTGGGAGGCCGGTTCGCTGCGGCTGAAGAGCAGCAACTGGCGGGTGAGCTCCGTTGCCCGCTGCGACGCTTTGAGTATCTGGCCGAAGAGCTCGTGGCACTGCGCGCCCGGCTCGCTGCGTTTCATCCCCAGGTGGCTGAGCGTCTTTATGGCCGTCTGGATGTTGTTGAAGTCGTGGGCTATGCCGCCGGCGAGCCGTCCAACGGCCTCCATCTTCTGGGAGTGGAGAAGCTGGGCGTAGAGCCTCTCGCGCTCCTTCTCCAGGCGGGTGCGCTCCGTGTCGTCCCGCACCGACCCTATGATCCTCGTCCTTGCGTCGATGGTGAACGTGCCGGCCTTCATCTCGCCGGGAAAGACGGTGCCGTCCTTGCGCTGGAAGGTGAGCGTAGCCGTGGAGCCCGGCCGGCGGCGGAAGAGCCTCTCCAGGGCGGCCCTCGATCTCTTCGCAGGACCGGCAAGCTTGAGGGACGTGAGCCCTATGAGCTCATCCTTCGTGTAGCCGAAGAGTTTCTGCGCCGCGTTGTTGGCGTCCTCGATCTTCAGCGTCCGGGCGTCGACGATGATGACGGCCTCCGACTCGTTTTCGAAGAGGAGGCGGTAGCGGGCCTCGCTCTCCCTGAGCGCCTGTTCGGCCCTGTGCCTCTCTATGATGCCGGCGAGCGTATGGGCCGCCGCCGCGAGAAAGTCCCTTTCGCTTTGCTGCTCGCTGTGGCCCTCCCTCACATAGAGGGTCAGCACGCCGAGGGTCCTCTCGCCGCACCTTACGGGAACGCAGTAGTGTCCGTGGGGCTGGATGCCTTCGTATCTGATGACGTGGGACTCGTCGACCCGGTCGACGAAGACGATCCTGCCCGTTGCGGCGGCCTCGCCGCAGAGGCATTTGCCGACGGGGACCGTCCGGCAGGCCCTTTCCATGTCCGGGGTAAGCCCCACCGACGTCCTGAGCACAAGTGTCTGCGGGTCCTCGTCGTCGGCGAGGAAGATCGCCCCCTTCCTGACGAGGGGCAGCCAGGGCAGCGAGAGGAGACGGTCGAGGATCCGCCCGAGCTGCTCGTCGAAGGGGATCCTGTCCATGGAGACGGTGAGTATCTCGTTGATGACGCGCTGCTGCTCGAGGGCGTCGCGAAGGCCGCTATGGGAACGTCTGGCGACGGTCATCTCTCCCTCCTTGGTCGCCGGTCCGGCGCTCGCGCGCGAGCCGGCGGCCCGCGGTCGCGGCCCGCCCCGCCAGGGCGATGACTGTTCGCAACGGAGCCGGAGCGCCGGCGAAGGGCTGTGGTTCCTCGATGAAGGGACTCGGTGAGTTTCCGAGATGTGGCTGGCCGCGGGAAATAGCAACAGATAGTTTATAAAAATATATACGATAAGGAACGGGCCGTCAAGACGGAGAGGGAGGGGAAGGCCGGCGGGGTCGGCGCCGCGCCGCCACGGCGGCCTGACCGAGGCAGAGCCCTCCGTCGTTGGGCGGCACGCGGCCGTGGGTGAAGACGCGCAAGCCCTTTCTCTCCAGGAGGGCCGCGGCGCGCTCCACGAGCAGGCCGTTCTGGAAGACGCCGCCGCTCAGACAGACCCTGTCGAGCCCCGTTTCACGGCGCCCCGACTCCGCCATCGCCGCCACCACGGCGGCCACGGTGTTGTGGAAGCGCGCCGAGACGAGCGGGACCGGCGCCGAGGCCCTGATATCGTTCACCATCTCGCGCCACATCCCGTCGAGGATCACCACCTTCAGCCCGTCCCGCGCCTCCATGTCGAAGCCGTAGCGACCCCTTTCATTGCGGTCGGCCAGGGCCTCGAACTCCATGGCCGCCTGACCCTCGTAGCGGACCTCGCGGCCCACGCCCGCAAGGGCCGCCGCCGCGTCGAAGAGCCTGCCGGCGCTCGATGTGAGCGGCGAGTTGACTCCGCCGCTTATCATGCGCACCGTGTTGCGCCAGCGCCGCCCGCCGACGTATTCGACGAGGTCGATCTCCAGTTCCTGCGCCTCTTCGCCCCAGACCTTGTGTAGCCAGGCAAGGGCCGTGCGCCATGGCTCGACGACCGCCCTGTCCCCGCCGGCAAGCGCCACGTGATCGAGCCTTGCAAGCCTCTCGAAGCCGTCGTAGGAGGCGACGAGCGCCTCGCCTCCCCAGACCGTGCCGTCGGGACCGTAGCCCGTGCCGTCGAAGGCGACGCCTATGACCTCGCCGTCGAGCATGTTGTCGGCCATGCAGGAGGCGATGTGGCCGTGGTGGTGCTGCACGCCCGCCTTCTCCACCCCATCGAGGGCGAGTGCGTATCGGGTCGACAGGTAGCGGGGGTGGAGGTCGAAGGCCGCGACCTCGGGCTCGATGCGGAAGAGCCGCCTGAAATGCTCGATCCCCTCCTCGAAGGAGCGCAGTGTGGCGAGGTCTTCGAGGTCGCCTATGTGGTGGCTCAAAAAGGCCAGCCCATCGCGGCCGAGACAAAAGGTGTTCTTCAGGTCGCCGCCGCAGGCGAGAACGGCTCGCTCGAAGCGCAGCGGCATCCGAAGCGGCATGGGCACGTAGCCCCGCGAGCGTCGAAGCGGCACCGTCTTCCCTCCCAGCCGGGCCGCAACCGAGTCGTCGGTCCTCGTCTCTATGCGCCTGTTGTGGACGAGTAGGAAGTCGACCATTGGGGCAAGCCGCTCCATGGCCTCGTCGTCGCGGTAGGCGATGGGCTCGCAGGCGCGGTTGGCGCTGGTCATGACAAGGGGCGCCGCCGCGTCGCGGAGCAGGAGGTGGTGCAGGGGCGTGTAGGGGAGCATGACGCCGTGGCGGCGCTGGCCCGGCGCCACGGCCGGCGCGAGGGGGCGGCGACCGGCGCGCTCGAGCAGCACGATGGGACGCAGCGGGCCCGTGAGAAGGCGCTCCTCTTCGGGGCCGACGGCGCAGAAGCCGCGCGCCTGCTCCACGCCGGCCGCCATGACGGCGAAGGGCTTTTCTTCGCGGTCCTTGAGCGAGCGGAGCCTTGAGACGGCCTCCTCGTCGAGGGCGTTGCAGCAGAGGTGGTAGCCGCCGAGGCCCTTGACGGCCGCTATCGCGCCGTCGCGCACAAGCCGCGCCGCCTCGGCCGCCGGGTCCTCCACGTCCCTCTCCCCTCCGCCGGGCTCCACGAGCCGGAGCCGCGGGC
Coding sequences:
- a CDS encoding PAS domain S-box protein; its protein translation is MTVARRSHSGLRDALEQQRVINEILTVSMDRIPFDEQLGRILDRLLSLPWLPLVRKGAIFLADDEDPQTLVLRTSVGLTPDMERACRTVPVGKCLCGEAAATGRIVFVDRVDESHVIRYEGIQPHGHYCVPVRCGERTLGVLTLYVREGHSEQQSERDFLAAAAHTLAGIIERHRAEQALRESEARYRLLFENESEAVIIVDARTLKIEDANNAAQKLFGYTKDELIGLTSLKLAGPAKRSRAALERLFRRRPGSTATLTFQRKDGTVFPGEMKAGTFTIDARTRIIGSVRDDTERTRLEKERERLYAQLLHSQKMEAVGRLAGGIAHDFNNIQTAIKTLSHLGMKRSEPGAQCHELFGQILKASQRATELTRQLLLFSRSEPASHVPLCLNKVITALTGMLAPLIGESYAIKVENDSALKPVSADRGNMEQVITNLVVNARDAMPEGGTITIRTENVVLGRSDCNEMAGSRPGSFVKLTVEDRGAGISDDELERIFEPFYTTKKSGTGSGLGLTVVYGIVRDHGGWINVRSAPGEGSAFEVYLPAASVQPPDELDAPLPLSGGGAGKRILVVEDDDMVRETAAMVLEDEGYEVACAATAAEALALFKERNGAFQVVISDYVLPDRDGMRLIDELRGLNPAVKVILNSGYMDNHMDKSKIRRKGIRFIRKPYDVPRLLALLAELTGEGGA
- the hypF gene encoding carbamoyltransferase HypF — encoded protein: MERRRARLVIKGIVQGVGFRPFVYGLAARHGLGGFVRNDGRGVTVEVEGAAGEVEAFCRAVEKGPPMAAVFEVEVTLLEPAGYGDFTIRESRGGPDPFVPVPPELATCEECLRELFDPRDRRYRYPFINCTDCGPRFTIVVDVPYDRALTTMADFEMCPLCRAEYEDPLDRRFHAQPNACPRCGPRLRLVEPGGGERDVEDPAAEAARLVRDGAIAAVKGLGGYHLCCNALDEEAVSRLRSLKDREEKPFAVMAAGVEQARGFCAVGPEEERLLTGPLRPIVLLERAGRRPLAPAVAPGQRRHGVMLPYTPLHHLLLRDAAAPLVMTSANRACEPIAYRDDEAMERLAPMVDFLLVHNRRIETRTDDSVAARLGGKTVPLRRSRGYVPMPLRMPLRFERAVLACGGDLKNTFCLGRDGLAFLSHHIGDLEDLATLRSFEEGIEHFRRLFRIEPEVAAFDLHPRYLSTRYALALDGVEKAGVQHHHGHIASCMADNMLDGEVIGVAFDGTGYGPDGTVWGGEALVASYDGFERLARLDHVALAGGDRAVVEPWRTALAWLHKVWGEEAQELEIDLVEYVGGRRWRNTVRMISGGVNSPLTSSAGRLFDAAAALAGVGREVRYEGQAAMEFEALADRNERGRYGFDMEARDGLKVVILDGMWREMVNDIRASAPVPLVSARFHNTVAAVVAAMAESGRRETGLDRVCLSGGVFQNGLLVERAAALLERKGLRVFTHGRVPPNDGGLCLGQAAVAARRRPRRPSPPSPS